The following proteins are encoded in a genomic region of Gottschalkia purinilytica:
- a CDS encoding recombinase family protein: MKIAIYSRKSKLTNKGESTQNQIQLCEEYANKHFKVDEFIIYEDEGFSGGSSDRPQYKKMIRDANKKKFNILMCYRLDRISRSISDFSNTIELLQSNNISFISIREQFDTSTPMGRAMMYIASVFAQLERETIAERIKDNMLRLSRSGRWLGGKTPTGYGSEPIEYYDENMNKKVMYKLKEIPKEISIVKMIFKKYLELKSLNQVEVWSVTNNIKTPNGNYFDVTGVRGILTNMVYVKADENMYKYCRSLNMDIASDKSEFDGIHGLMVYNKTIEKKGRANKLRCHSEWIVAVGKHKGIISSTDFISTQNLIQNNKLKSPKTISSKIGLLSTFLKCNICESKMRTIYGNKRKDGTRSHYYKCKLKEISRGLKCNSKNLPGKEVDKLVLNEIRKLNLDYNKLLKSLLKKKDYIISLNDLYATKSSTLEKEVQKYERMIENLTLKLSETLDSKSSKYIISQIEALDKKINEVKISIEKINKEKKFTLNELKTLESLKDLVRSFNKSIYEFEYEEKVILLSKLVNDIIWDGNNLEIRFSSELNKNS; encoded by the coding sequence ATGAAGGATTTTCTGGTGGAAGTTCTGATAGACCTCAATATAAAAAAATGATTAGAGATGCCAATAAAAAAAAATTTAATATACTCATGTGTTATAGATTAGATAGAATTAGTAGAAGTATATCTGATTTTTCAAATACTATAGAACTTCTTCAGTCAAATAATATATCTTTTATTTCTATAAGAGAACAATTTGATACTTCTACACCTATGGGAAGAGCTATGATGTATATTGCTAGTGTATTCGCACAATTAGAACGTGAAACTATAGCAGAGCGTATAAAAGATAACATGTTAAGGCTCTCACGCTCTGGTAGATGGTTAGGTGGAAAAACTCCTACTGGATATGGATCAGAGCCCATAGAATATTATGATGAAAATATGAACAAAAAAGTAATGTATAAGCTAAAGGAAATTCCTAAAGAAATAAGCATAGTTAAAATGATTTTTAAAAAATATTTAGAGCTTAAAAGTCTAAATCAAGTTGAAGTTTGGTCTGTTACAAATAATATTAAAACTCCTAATGGTAATTATTTTGATGTTACTGGAGTTAGAGGCATACTAACCAATATGGTATACGTAAAAGCTGATGAAAACATGTATAAATACTGTCGTTCTCTTAATATGGATATAGCTAGTGATAAATCTGAGTTTGATGGCATACATGGTCTTATGGTATATAACAAAACAATAGAAAAAAAAGGTAGGGCAAATAAACTAAGATGTCACTCTGAGTGGATAGTTGCAGTAGGAAAACACAAAGGTATAATATCCTCTACCGACTTTATCTCTACTCAAAATCTAATACAAAACAATAAATTAAAATCTCCTAAAACAATCTCCAGTAAAATAGGACTATTGAGTACCTTTTTAAAATGTAATATATGTGAAAGTAAAATGAGAACTATATATGGTAATAAAAGAAAAGATGGTACTAGATCCCACTATTATAAGTGTAAATTAAAAGAAATCTCAAGAGGACTTAAGTGTAACTCAAAAAATCTACCAGGTAAAGAAGTTGATAAGTTAGTTTTAAACGAAATAAGAAAATTAAATCTTGACTATAATAAACTACTTAAATCTCTACTTAAAAAGAAAGATTATATAATATCTCTTAATGACTTATATGCTACCAAATCTTCTACTCTAGAAAAAGAAGTTCAAAAGTATGAAAGAATGATAGAAAATTTGACCCTAAAGCTTAGTGAAACCCTCGATTCTAAATCTAGTAAATATATTATAAGTCAGATAGAAGCTCTTGATAAAAAGATAAATGAAGTAAAAATAAGTATAGAAAAAATAAACAAGGAAAAAAAATTTACTCTTAATGAATTAAAAACTTTAGAATCTCTCAAAGATCTTGTTAGATCCTTTAATAAAAGTATATATGAGTTTGAATATGAAGAAAAAGTGATTTTACTTTCTAAATTAGTAAATGATATCATATGGGACGGAAATAACTTGGAAATAAGGTTTTCTAGTGAATTAAATAAA